The Streptomyces avermitilis MA-4680 = NBRC 14893 genome contains a region encoding:
- a CDS encoding BNR repeat-containing protein yields MRRRTLLATALLGAVAAPGTARAADPGPSVTLTGSTLLDARAVYFVSYDGLVNNNAFQKNGLLTYKGHQYAAWYTADRSAVVARRTLGASNWSTLTLAHRLKSDDSHNVISMGVSKTDGRLHLNMDSHSDGFFYVKSAAGLLDNAPAWTSAAFGSVGTTLDGLALTSQFTYPQFIATPEGRLQLSYRAGISGNGRNALAEYDGSSWTALGEWSGSTGTYTSEHGSSTARNMYLHGIDYDTNGRLHSFFTWREQSASVMCDSGGITNHDTGYVYSTDRGRTWRNDAGTLVGTTGGSDRVAVTDTGLVIDPLNPDHSLMNQESQATDSTGLPHAIISYVPGRFGQCTTNYVTDRTANGRAFHLRKNASGGWTKTEIPIALNSSQRTKLALDRYDNAYAIMPFGRIAAASKSSGYTDWKLLYDGGGLNAFGEVVIDETRAGQDGVLSVMYQEKSSGTTPSALHVLDFGLPA; encoded by the coding sequence ATGAGACGACGCACCCTGTTGGCAACGGCGCTGCTGGGTGCCGTGGCCGCCCCGGGCACCGCCCGGGCGGCCGATCCCGGCCCCTCGGTCACCCTGACCGGCAGCACCCTGCTCGACGCCCGGGCCGTGTACTTCGTGTCGTACGACGGGCTGGTCAACAACAACGCGTTCCAGAAGAACGGCCTGCTGACGTACAAGGGCCACCAGTACGCGGCCTGGTACACCGCCGACCGCAGCGCGGTCGTCGCCCGCCGGACGCTCGGCGCGTCGAACTGGTCGACGCTCACCCTCGCGCACCGGCTCAAGAGCGACGACTCCCACAACGTCATCTCCATGGGCGTGTCGAAGACGGACGGGCGTCTGCACCTGAACATGGACTCGCACAGCGACGGCTTCTTCTACGTGAAGTCGGCGGCCGGACTGCTCGACAATGCCCCCGCGTGGACGTCCGCCGCCTTCGGCTCCGTAGGGACCACACTCGACGGACTCGCCCTCACCTCGCAGTTCACCTACCCACAGTTCATCGCCACGCCCGAGGGCAGGCTCCAGCTCAGCTACCGCGCGGGGATCTCCGGGAACGGCCGCAACGCGCTGGCCGAGTACGACGGTTCGTCCTGGACCGCGCTCGGCGAGTGGTCCGGCTCGACCGGCACGTACACCAGCGAGCACGGCTCCAGCACGGCCCGGAACATGTATCTGCACGGCATCGACTACGACACGAACGGCAGGCTGCACTCCTTCTTCACCTGGCGCGAGCAGTCCGCCTCCGTGATGTGCGACAGCGGTGGCATCACCAACCACGACACGGGCTATGTGTACTCGACCGACCGCGGCCGGACCTGGCGCAACGACGCGGGGACGCTCGTCGGCACCACCGGCGGCTCCGACCGGGTCGCCGTCACCGACACCGGACTCGTGATCGACCCGCTCAACCCCGACCACTCCCTCATGAACCAGGAGAGCCAGGCCACCGACTCCACCGGCCTGCCGCACGCGATCATCAGCTACGTCCCCGGGCGCTTCGGCCAGTGCACGACGAACTACGTCACCGACCGGACCGCGAACGGCCGTGCCTTCCACCTCCGCAAGAACGCCTCCGGCGGCTGGACCAAGACCGAGATCCCGATCGCCCTCAACTCCAGCCAGCGCACCAAGCTGGCCCTCGACCGGTACGACAACGCCTACGCGATCATGCCGTTCGGCCGGATCGCCGCCGCCTCCAAGTCCTCCGGGTACACGGACTGGAAGCTCCTGTACGACGGCGGCGGCCTGAACGCCTTCGGCGAGGTGGTGATCGACGAGACGCGGGCCGGCCAGGACGGCGTGCTGTCGGTCATGTACCAGGAGAAGTCCAGCGGTACGACGCCCTCGGCGCTCCATGTCCTCGACTTCGGGCTGCCCGCGTGA